Proteins from one Catenuloplanes atrovinosus genomic window:
- a CDS encoding baseplate J/gp47 family protein, translating to MSDQRRAAVRKDRLNGIDGVEVGDDPRELTVTFLGKAPRRLGPENIRIDGGRRVTGIRAVEVEIRREQDPDLDDHLLVRVDRSGDTSTYTLSIVEAGDAATVPYRDFDQRYASATFTFCPSGTDCKPEAAPPRRATGSPVIDYTTRDYASLRRHLLDRMTLTVPHWRERHEPDLGVTLVELLAYAGDRIGYHQDAVAAEAYLDTARQRTSVRRHVRLIDYPMHDGCNARAWVTLRVDRPVRLEPGRHRFAAVDVSRVPAPDRPEVPAVLTDTQLGDLPAAATVEVFEPVTAAPVTLRPAHNTIRFWTWGETSACLPIGATSATLRDEWQNHNHSPGYEERAHASARRRALRLSPGDVLIIEERIGPGSGAPADADPAHRQAVRLLSVTEDLDRLHDQPLLEVTWSPEDALTFPVTLAGPGGPHCEPLRDITVARANVVLVDHGRDLGFCGGEAEETTVPPGSVTRPDCGCGDSCGCPDRPEPGPAASAIDRLMESAAAGTPLTPEDVAELSALLGEPAVLRAGVDAALPAADQAAALETLLAQVTYPGVTRPFRPRLRRAPVTFRAPYPDAENVSAAQAHLLAAVPARVRAWLEQLWRRVREGDRLRPRDLAALELIFGPDALESCGLGHRPERALRELLARFDRLLAGKLRRLAALRARADNGEVLTSDYAWEIAQSWGPRYAGGLHPGDPRLAGPARGALVQDPARALPALTVTGPGGLTWTPRRDLLSEGPRGLGVVGEQQDDGTLVLRFGDGRHGRPPAPGSTLSVRYRVGSGIAGNVGAEAISHLVICDRSPGSYDECVAPPPTGYPGGGPGPGGYPGGTPRPGGYPGGNPGPGGYPGGSADPGGYPDPAGQGGYPDRPGSGGEYGDDPRPGGHPGRPAQGDYADDPRPGDYRDRPGDYRDRPGDYRDRPGDYRDRPGDHDEDPQDHYGEDDDRYPDDDRYGRGDHHEDDEPEPGGPEGVTAVRNPLPAAGGTDPEPVEQVRQLAPLALRRRRLRAVTADDYAELAGAVPGVQRAAAQLRWTGSGRQVHVAVDPLGTAAAGPALLDAVRAHLERFRRIGHDLAVVPAARVPLDVALTVCVTPGHHGDDVRDDVRRAVRALFAPDAVTFAEPVRASRIIAAAAAVEGVTSVRLTRLRRQFRPEAGELEDGVLLIGPLEVAQLDDDPSVPEQGRLTVTLGGGR from the coding sequence ATGAGCGATCAGAGACGAGCCGCGGTACGCAAGGACCGGCTCAACGGCATCGACGGCGTCGAGGTGGGCGACGACCCGCGCGAGCTGACCGTCACGTTCCTCGGCAAGGCACCGCGGCGGCTCGGCCCGGAGAACATCCGCATCGACGGCGGCCGGCGGGTCACCGGTATCCGCGCCGTCGAGGTGGAGATCCGCCGCGAGCAGGACCCGGACCTCGACGACCACCTGCTGGTGCGGGTGGACCGGTCCGGTGACACGTCCACGTACACGCTGTCCATCGTGGAGGCCGGTGACGCCGCGACCGTGCCGTACCGGGACTTCGACCAGCGGTACGCGAGCGCGACGTTCACGTTCTGCCCGAGCGGCACGGACTGCAAGCCGGAGGCCGCGCCGCCGCGGCGCGCCACCGGGTCGCCGGTGATCGACTACACCACGCGCGATTACGCCTCGCTGCGCCGCCACCTGCTGGACCGGATGACGCTCACCGTCCCGCACTGGCGCGAGCGTCACGAACCGGACCTCGGCGTCACGCTGGTCGAGCTGCTCGCCTACGCCGGTGACCGGATCGGCTACCACCAGGACGCGGTCGCGGCCGAGGCATACCTGGACACCGCCCGCCAGCGCACCTCGGTCCGCCGGCACGTACGGCTGATCGACTACCCGATGCACGACGGCTGCAACGCGCGCGCCTGGGTCACGCTGCGGGTCGACCGCCCGGTGCGGCTGGAGCCCGGCCGGCACCGCTTCGCCGCGGTCGACGTCAGCCGCGTCCCGGCGCCGGACCGCCCGGAGGTGCCCGCGGTCCTCACCGACACGCAGCTCGGCGACCTGCCCGCCGCGGCCACCGTGGAGGTCTTCGAGCCGGTCACCGCCGCGCCGGTCACGCTGCGCCCCGCGCACAACACCATCCGATTCTGGACCTGGGGCGAGACCTCGGCCTGCCTGCCGATCGGCGCGACCTCGGCGACCCTGCGCGACGAGTGGCAAAATCACAATCATTCACCAGGGTACGAGGAGCGGGCGCACGCGTCCGCCCGGCGCCGTGCTCTGCGCCTGAGTCCCGGTGACGTGCTGATCATCGAGGAGCGGATCGGCCCCGGGTCCGGCGCTCCCGCGGACGCCGACCCGGCGCACCGGCAGGCCGTCCGGCTGCTCTCCGTCACCGAGGACCTCGACCGCCTCCACGACCAGCCCCTGCTCGAGGTCACCTGGTCTCCCGAGGACGCGCTCACCTTCCCGGTCACGCTCGCCGGTCCGGGCGGCCCGCACTGCGAGCCGCTGCGCGACATCACGGTCGCCCGCGCCAACGTCGTCCTCGTCGATCACGGCCGCGACCTGGGCTTCTGCGGTGGTGAGGCGGAGGAGACGACCGTACCGCCGGGTTCCGTCACCCGCCCGGACTGCGGGTGCGGGGATTCGTGCGGGTGCCCGGACCGGCCGGAGCCGGGACCGGCCGCGTCCGCGATCGACCGCCTGATGGAGTCGGCCGCCGCCGGCACGCCGCTCACGCCGGAGGACGTCGCGGAGCTGTCCGCGCTGCTCGGCGAGCCCGCCGTGCTCCGGGCCGGTGTCGACGCCGCGCTGCCGGCAGCGGATCAGGCCGCCGCGCTGGAGACGCTGCTCGCCCAGGTCACCTACCCCGGGGTGACGCGGCCGTTCCGCCCGCGGCTGCGGCGCGCGCCGGTCACGTTCCGGGCGCCGTACCCCGACGCCGAGAACGTCTCGGCCGCGCAGGCGCACCTGCTGGCCGCCGTCCCGGCCCGGGTACGCGCCTGGCTGGAGCAGTTGTGGCGCCGCGTCCGCGAGGGCGACCGCCTCCGCCCGCGCGACCTGGCCGCACTGGAGCTGATCTTCGGCCCGGACGCGCTGGAGTCCTGCGGCCTGGGTCACCGCCCCGAGCGGGCGCTCCGCGAGCTCCTCGCCCGCTTCGACCGCCTGCTCGCCGGGAAGCTTCGCCGGCTGGCCGCGCTGCGCGCCCGCGCCGACAACGGCGAGGTGCTGACCTCGGACTACGCGTGGGAGATCGCGCAGAGCTGGGGCCCGCGCTACGCCGGCGGCCTGCACCCCGGCGACCCGCGGCTGGCCGGTCCCGCGCGCGGCGCGCTGGTCCAGGACCCGGCCCGCGCGCTGCCCGCGCTCACGGTCACCGGCCCCGGCGGCCTCACCTGGACCCCGCGCCGCGACCTGCTCTCCGAGGGCCCGCGCGGCCTCGGCGTGGTCGGCGAGCAGCAGGACGACGGCACGCTGGTCCTCCGCTTCGGCGACGGCCGCCACGGCCGCCCGCCCGCGCCGGGCAGCACGCTGAGTGTCCGCTATCGCGTCGGCAGCGGCATCGCCGGCAACGTCGGCGCCGAGGCCATCTCCCACCTCGTCATCTGCGACCGCTCCCCCGGCTCCTACGACGAGTGCGTGGCCCCGCCGCCCACCGGCTATCCGGGCGGCGGGCCCGGCCCCGGCGGCTACCCGGGTGGCACACCCCGGCCCGGCGGCTACCCGGGCGGTAACCCCGGACCGGGCGGCTACCCCGGCGGCTCCGCCGATCCGGGCGGTTACCCGGACCCGGCCGGTCAGGGCGGTTACCCGGACCGCCCCGGTTCCGGCGGCGAATACGGAGACGACCCTCGGCCCGGCGGCCACCCTGGTCGCCCGGCCCAGGGCGACTACGCCGATGACCCGCGCCCCGGCGACTACCGGGACCGCCCCGGCGACTACCGGGACCGCCCCGGCGACTACCGGGACCGCCCCGGCGACTACCGGGACCGTCCCGGCGACCACGACGAGGATCCGCAGGACCACTACGGCGAGGACGACGACCGATACCCCGACGACGATCGCTACGGCCGGGGAGACCACCACGAGGACGACGAGCCCGAGCCCGGCGGCCCCGAGGGCGTGACCGCCGTCCGTAACCCGCTCCCCGCCGCCGGCGGCACCGATCCCGAGCCGGTCGAGCAGGTCCGCCAGCTGGCCCCGCTCGCGCTGCGCCGCCGCCGGCTGCGCGCCGTGACCGCGGACGACTACGCCGAACTGGCCGGCGCGGTCCCCGGCGTGCAGCGCGCCGCCGCGCAGCTGCGCTGGACCGGCTCCGGGCGGCAGGTGCACGTCGCCGTCGACCCGCTCGGCACCGCCGCGGCCGGCCCGGCGCTGCTCGACGCCGTCCGCGCCCACCTGGAACGGTTCCGCCGCATCGGCCACGACCTCGCGGTGGTCCCGGCCGCCCGGGTTCCGCTCGACGTCGCGCTCACCGTGTGCGTCACCCCCGGCCACCACGGCGACGACGTCCGCGACGACGTGCGGCGCGCGGTCCGGGCGCTGTTCGCCCCGGACGCGGTCACGTTCGCGGAGCCGGTCCGGGCCAGCCGGATCATCGCGGCGGCCGCGGCCGTCGAGGGCGTGACCAGCGTCCGGCTCACCCGCCTGCGCCGCCAGTTCCGCCCGGAGGCGGGCGAACTGGAGGACGGCGTGCTGCTGATCGGCCCGCTCGAGGTGGCGCAGTTGGACGACGACCCGAGCGTCCCGGAGCAGGGCCGCCTGACCGTCACCCTGGGAGGTGGACGATGA
- a CDS encoding DUF6519 domain-containing protein, producing MKGDFTRHTFDPADRYSAVLLQQGRVLLDADFNEQTAIQLHLLRTLAADLIGPHGGPGFAIGYREAADDDPADLTIGGGRYYVDGVAADATRAPAPLAVGAGDPAPDPGPWTFYTQPWAFLDPEDDDDALPDGFPYLVYLTVWEELVTAAQEPRLRETALGATMPDTAVRSRVVWQVRFTTDVTLDGSPEEIGGRFAEWAGGLAGTGRLAARVERPAGTDEDPCVISPESRYRGQENQLYRVELVAGDAFVWSRDNGSVAFAIDSVDGRWVTLAALGRDDKLDLHVGDAVQLTDDAAHFRGQAAPVLRIEDVDVPDRRVLLSADPVAGTRNALLRRWDHPATDRPDGAVPLVTGRWLDLEDGVQVWFAPDATYRPGDHWLIPARTLTGAVEWPADDAGRPILRPPHGVHRRYAPLAAVRGANEVQDLRRAIG from the coding sequence ATGAAAGGCGACTTCACCCGCCACACGTTCGACCCCGCCGACCGCTACTCCGCCGTGCTGCTGCAGCAGGGCCGGGTGCTGCTGGACGCGGACTTCAACGAGCAGACGGCGATCCAGCTGCACCTGCTGCGTACCCTCGCGGCGGATCTGATCGGCCCGCACGGCGGGCCCGGCTTCGCGATCGGCTACCGGGAGGCGGCCGATGACGACCCGGCCGACCTGACCATCGGCGGCGGGCGGTACTACGTGGACGGGGTGGCGGCCGACGCCACCCGCGCGCCGGCCCCGCTCGCGGTCGGGGCCGGCGACCCGGCTCCGGACCCCGGCCCGTGGACGTTCTACACGCAGCCGTGGGCGTTCCTCGACCCGGAGGACGACGACGACGCGCTCCCGGACGGCTTCCCCTACCTGGTGTACCTGACTGTCTGGGAGGAGCTGGTCACGGCCGCGCAGGAGCCGCGGCTGCGGGAGACCGCGCTCGGCGCCACCATGCCGGACACCGCGGTGCGCAGCCGCGTGGTCTGGCAGGTGCGGTTCACCACGGACGTCACCCTGGACGGCTCGCCCGAGGAGATCGGTGGGCGGTTCGCCGAGTGGGCCGGCGGGCTGGCCGGCACCGGGCGCCTGGCCGCCCGCGTGGAACGCCCGGCCGGCACCGACGAGGACCCGTGCGTGATCTCCCCGGAGTCCCGCTACCGGGGCCAGGAGAATCAGCTCTACCGCGTCGAGCTGGTGGCCGGGGACGCGTTCGTCTGGTCCCGGGACAACGGCTCGGTCGCCTTCGCCATCGACTCGGTCGACGGCCGCTGGGTCACGCTCGCCGCGCTCGGCCGCGACGACAAGCTGGACCTGCACGTCGGCGACGCGGTCCAGCTCACCGACGACGCCGCCCACTTCCGCGGCCAGGCCGCGCCGGTGCTGCGGATCGAGGACGTGGACGTGCCGGACCGGCGCGTGCTGCTGTCCGCCGATCCGGTGGCCGGCACCCGCAACGCGCTGCTGCGCCGCTGGGACCACCCGGCCACCGACCGTCCCGACGGCGCGGTGCCGCTGGTCACCGGCCGCTGGCTGGACCTGGAGGACGGCGTGCAGGTGTGGTTCGCGCCGGACGCCACCTATCGGCCCGGCGACCACTGGCTGATCCCGGCGCGCACGCTCACCGGCGCGGTCGAGTGGCCGGCCGACGACGCGGGCCGCCCGATCCTGCGCCCGCCGCACGGCGTGCACCGGCGGTACGCGCCGCTCGCGGCGGTGCGCGGCGCCAACGAGGTCCAGGACCTGCGGCGGGCCATCGGCTGA
- a CDS encoding LysM domain-containing protein: MTSPSPYPRNSRYFGVETAVYVDADGREIPYLRRRQVPQTSSFAVVGVHEVTDGDRADLLAHRYLGDPELWWRLADANGVVDPDELTAVPGRRITITLPEGVTGPRTAG, translated from the coding sequence ATGACGAGCCCCAGCCCGTACCCACGGAACAGCCGGTATTTCGGGGTGGAGACGGCCGTGTACGTGGACGCGGACGGACGCGAGATCCCGTATCTGAGACGGCGGCAGGTGCCGCAGACCTCGAGTTTCGCGGTCGTCGGCGTGCACGAGGTGACCGACGGGGACCGGGCGGATCTGCTGGCGCACCGCTACCTGGGCGATCCGGAGCTGTGGTGGCGGCTGGCGGACGCGAACGGCGTGGTCGACCCGGACGAGCTGACGGCGGTGCCGGGGCGGCGGATCACGATCACGCTGCCCGAGGGCGTGACCGGGCCGCGGACGGCGGGCTGA
- a CDS encoding putative baseplate assembly protein, with the protein MTTPLPAGGPPGRSTIAYRTGTHAEFLAAMLQRLSSPAYPALAGLTVRDTDDPAIALLDAAAVMADILTFYSERIAHEGYLRTATEERSLRLLGRLVGHLPRPGIAAETVLAYTLDRDARTDADSAVTIPRGARAQSVPEQGEQPQPFETAEDLPARWSFNDLRVLLRRPVPMTPESVRAAEAVHLEGTGSAVKPADRLLFVFGDEPGQQELLVVRDVTVDPRENVTVVGLERPPAPDLPGELRALIAEARENGRMYARSKIIRGYVTEALEPAAADDDLHRGLTAALRELPLDAARPYPGIHDWLTGWLRPRLRALRHRAQQQTAHRAPLTEALRLDRAPDAATAGLGALLAGLRRAPSVPPAGSFALDRDPAALFGPGSDLGVQLLAALDPRLADTLYPAWRRIDLTEPPALDGLRVMRTVATPFGATAPLQAEFGPDGRVVRYVDWPLRGSQTAGATVTYRDDGRPERADLAWTESDSTVPARVTLPDSGPAGPVQLGPGTVTISVREPAIEGPPAGVTFTFDEALLGREVFVSRPGDDGAVQVRIGDVTHTAEPGQTVTGSAGGLRLEINRTERTVRFALSATLALDSRNVLALDAVYEGIGPESWVVVQRPASPLGMVITRVVSSRVVSRADFGITGKVTELVLADDWLDETDTQLAQIRDTTVYARGDALTPATEPVTDDVTGGEIELARLYEGLTPGRRLVVTGERTDLPETTGVAGTELSMIAAVRQHVDPSRPGETVHTVLTLAAPLSYTYKRDTVRLLANVVPASHGASRDEPIGSGDAGRANQSFRLFQGPLTWLASATPLGASSTLEVRVDGVRWHEVESLAGRGPDERVYTTRADDEGRTLVTFGDGSHGARLPTGYQNVRAAYRVGIGRDGNVDPDRITQLLTRPLWVSAVTNPVPATGGANPDGPGQARRNIPLSVTALDRLVSVADYEDFARARAGIGRAAARRIRTGEREVVHVTVAGVDDVPLGDLRALRASLATYGDPQLPVRVAARELVLLVLAARVKVQPDHAWELVEPAVRRALLDRLGFDRRELAQPAYLSEAIAAAQAVPGVDWVDVDLFGGVPGSLSPADLDDLAATLAGVRAVVPARPARFEEVRHTATEDETLIAIAARYGTSVDELKRLNPGLVRATVSAGRTVTVFRGIRPAQLALLSPRIPDTLILKEAR; encoded by the coding sequence ATGACCACTCCGCTGCCCGCGGGCGGGCCGCCCGGGCGGTCCACGATCGCCTACCGGACCGGCACGCACGCCGAGTTCCTGGCCGCGATGCTCCAGCGGCTGTCCAGCCCGGCGTATCCGGCGCTGGCCGGGCTGACCGTCCGGGACACCGACGACCCGGCGATCGCGCTGCTGGACGCGGCCGCGGTGATGGCCGACATCCTCACGTTCTACTCGGAGCGGATCGCGCACGAGGGCTACCTGCGCACCGCCACCGAGGAGCGGTCGCTGCGCCTGCTCGGCCGGCTGGTCGGCCACCTGCCGCGGCCGGGCATCGCGGCGGAGACCGTGCTGGCCTACACGCTGGACCGGGACGCGCGCACGGACGCGGACTCCGCGGTCACGATCCCGCGCGGCGCCCGCGCGCAGAGCGTGCCGGAGCAGGGTGAGCAGCCGCAGCCGTTCGAGACCGCGGAGGATTTGCCGGCCCGCTGGTCGTTCAACGACCTGCGGGTGCTGCTGCGCCGCCCGGTGCCGATGACGCCGGAGAGCGTCCGCGCGGCGGAGGCCGTGCACCTGGAGGGCACCGGCTCCGCGGTGAAACCGGCGGACCGGCTGCTGTTCGTGTTCGGCGACGAGCCCGGGCAGCAGGAGCTGCTGGTGGTCCGCGACGTCACGGTCGACCCGCGGGAGAACGTCACGGTGGTCGGCCTGGAGCGGCCGCCCGCGCCGGACCTGCCGGGCGAGTTGCGGGCGCTGATCGCGGAGGCGCGGGAGAACGGCCGCATGTACGCCCGCAGCAAGATCATCCGGGGGTACGTGACGGAGGCGCTGGAGCCGGCCGCGGCCGACGACGACCTGCACCGCGGCCTGACCGCCGCGCTGCGGGAGCTGCCGCTGGACGCCGCCCGGCCGTACCCGGGCATCCACGACTGGCTCACCGGCTGGCTCCGCCCGCGACTGCGGGCGCTGCGGCACCGGGCACAGCAGCAGACCGCGCACCGGGCGCCGCTCACCGAGGCGCTGCGGCTCGATCGGGCCCCGGACGCCGCGACCGCGGGCCTCGGCGCGCTGCTGGCCGGGCTGCGGCGCGCCCCGTCCGTACCCCCGGCCGGGTCCTTTGCTCTGGACCGGGATCCGGCAGCGCTGTTCGGGCCCGGGTCGGACCTCGGCGTGCAGTTGCTGGCCGCGCTGGACCCGCGGCTGGCGGACACGCTCTATCCAGCGTGGCGGCGCATCGACCTGACCGAGCCGCCCGCGCTCGACGGGCTGCGGGTGATGCGGACGGTGGCGACGCCGTTCGGCGCGACCGCGCCGCTGCAAGCGGAGTTCGGGCCGGACGGCCGGGTGGTGCGCTACGTGGACTGGCCGCTGCGCGGCAGCCAGACCGCCGGCGCGACCGTCACGTACCGTGATGATGGTCGTCCGGAGCGGGCGGATCTGGCCTGGACCGAGTCGGACAGCACGGTCCCGGCCCGGGTGACGCTGCCGGACAGCGGCCCGGCCGGCCCGGTCCAGCTCGGCCCCGGCACGGTCACGATCAGCGTGCGGGAGCCGGCGATCGAGGGCCCGCCGGCCGGCGTGACGTTCACGTTCGACGAGGCGCTGCTCGGCCGCGAGGTGTTCGTGTCCCGTCCGGGCGACGACGGCGCGGTGCAGGTGCGCATCGGCGACGTCACGCACACGGCCGAGCCCGGGCAGACCGTCACCGGCAGCGCGGGCGGGCTGCGCCTGGAGATCAACCGCACCGAGCGGACGGTACGGTTCGCGCTGAGCGCCACGCTGGCGCTGGACTCGCGCAACGTGCTCGCGCTGGACGCGGTCTACGAGGGCATCGGCCCGGAGTCGTGGGTGGTGGTGCAGCGGCCGGCCAGCCCGCTCGGCATGGTGATCACGCGAGTGGTGTCGTCGCGCGTGGTGTCCCGCGCCGACTTCGGCATCACCGGCAAGGTCACCGAGCTGGTCCTGGCGGACGACTGGCTGGACGAGACGGACACGCAGCTGGCGCAGATCCGGGACACCACGGTGTACGCGCGCGGCGACGCGCTCACCCCGGCCACCGAGCCGGTGACGGACGACGTCACCGGCGGCGAGATCGAGCTGGCCCGGCTCTACGAGGGCCTCACGCCGGGCCGCCGGCTGGTGGTGACCGGCGAGCGCACGGACCTGCCGGAGACGACCGGCGTGGCCGGCACCGAGCTGTCGATGATCGCCGCGGTACGCCAGCACGTCGACCCGTCCCGGCCCGGCGAGACCGTCCACACCGTCCTCACGCTGGCCGCCCCGCTGTCCTACACGTACAAGCGGGACACCGTGCGGCTGCTGGCGAACGTGGTCCCGGCCTCGCACGGCGCGTCCCGGGACGAGCCGATCGGCAGCGGCGACGCCGGCCGCGCGAACCAGTCGTTCCGGCTGTTCCAGGGCCCGCTGACCTGGCTGGCGTCGGCGACCCCGCTGGGTGCGAGCAGCACCCTGGAGGTGCGGGTGGACGGCGTGCGCTGGCACGAGGTGGAGAGCCTGGCCGGTCGCGGGCCGGACGAGCGGGTCTACACCACCCGCGCCGACGACGAGGGCCGCACGCTGGTCACGTTCGGCGACGGCAGCCACGGCGCGCGGCTGCCCACCGGCTACCAGAACGTGCGCGCGGCGTACCGGGTCGGCATCGGCCGGGACGGCAACGTGGACCCGGACCGGATCACGCAGTTGCTCACCCGCCCGCTGTGGGTCTCCGCGGTCACCAACCCGGTCCCGGCCACCGGCGGCGCGAACCCGGACGGCCCCGGGCAGGCGCGGCGCAACATCCCGCTCTCGGTGACCGCGCTGGACCGGCTGGTCTCGGTCGCGGACTACGAGGACTTCGCCCGGGCCCGGGCCGGCATCGGCCGGGCCGCGGCGCGCCGCATCCGGACCGGCGAGCGCGAGGTCGTGCACGTGACCGTGGCCGGCGTGGACGACGTGCCGCTCGGCGACCTGCGTGCGCTGCGCGCGTCGCTGGCCACCTACGGCGACCCGCAGCTGCCGGTCCGGGTGGCCGCGCGCGAGCTGGTGCTGCTGGTCCTCGCGGCACGCGTCAAGGTCCAGCCGGATCACGCCTGGGAGCTGGTCGAGCCCGCGGTCCGGCGGGCGCTGCTGGACCGGCTCGGCTTCGACCGGCGCGAGCTGGCCCAGCCGGCGTACCTGTCCGAGGCGATCGCGGCCGCGCAGGCCGTGCCCGGCGTGGACTGGGTGGACGTGGACCTGTTCGGCGGCGTGCCGGGCAGCCTGTCCCCGGCCGACCTGGACGACCTGGCCGCGACGCTGGCCGGCGTGCGCGCCGTGGTCCCGGCCCGGCCGGCCCGGTTCGAGGAGGTCCGCCACACCGCGACCGAGGACGAGACGCTGATCGCGATCGCCGCCCGGTACGGGACCTCCGTCGACGAGCTGAAGCGGCTCAACCCGGGCCTGGTCCGCGCCACCGTGAGCGCCGGCCGGACCGTGACCGTGTTCCGCGGCATCCGGCCCGCACAGCTCGCGCTGCTCTCCCCGCGCATCCCCGACACGCTGATCCTGAAGGAGGCCCGGTGA
- a CDS encoding GPW/gp25 family protein codes for MTEIAFPFRIDRRGRTADTGYDTHVRDMVEQLLFTSPGERVMLPEFGCGLLDLVFAPNSPEIAATLQLSVQASLQRWLGDVIEVEALDITSEDNVLRVLVSYVVIGTGARRTDEFVEEGPA; via the coding sequence ATGACCGAGATCGCGTTCCCGTTCCGGATCGACCGCCGGGGCCGCACCGCGGACACCGGTTACGACACGCACGTCCGCGACATGGTCGAGCAGCTGCTGTTCACCAGCCCGGGCGAGCGGGTGATGCTGCCCGAGTTCGGCTGCGGCCTGCTCGACCTGGTCTTCGCGCCGAACAGCCCCGAGATCGCGGCCACGCTCCAGCTCTCCGTGCAGGCGTCGCTGCAGCGCTGGCTCGGCGACGTCATCGAGGTGGAGGCGCTGGACATCACCAGCGAGGACAACGTCCTGCGCGTCCTCGTGTCCTATGTGGTCATCGGCACGGGCGCGCGGCGCACCGACGAGTTCGTCGAGGAGGGCCCGGCATGA
- a CDS encoding phage baseplate assembly protein V produces MAEPNRYLGKFRGTVAENIDPMRIGRIRVRVPDVLGDTPSTWAMPCLPLAGPQQGHYVVPPVGAGVWVEFEQGDVSFPIWVGCWYGTAAEVPQAAFTGPPDRPNIVVQTGAGHRVVLSDLPGGSGISLRAATGAEIVIDDSGIRLDNGRGARITLTGSTVDINNGALAIT; encoded by the coding sequence GTGGCCGAGCCCAACCGATACCTCGGCAAGTTCCGGGGCACCGTGGCCGAGAACATCGACCCGATGCGGATCGGCCGGATCCGCGTGCGCGTGCCCGACGTGCTCGGCGACACGCCGTCGACCTGGGCGATGCCGTGCCTGCCGCTGGCCGGGCCGCAGCAGGGCCACTACGTGGTGCCGCCGGTCGGCGCCGGTGTGTGGGTCGAGTTCGAGCAGGGCGACGTGAGCTTCCCGATCTGGGTCGGCTGCTGGTACGGGACCGCGGCCGAGGTGCCGCAGGCCGCGTTCACCGGCCCGCCGGACCGGCCGAACATCGTGGTCCAGACCGGCGCCGGCCACCGGGTCGTCCTGTCCGACCTGCCCGGCGGCTCCGGCATCAGCCTGCGGGCCGCGACCGGCGCGGAGATCGTCATCGACGACAGCGGCATCCGGCTGGACAACGGCCGCGGCGCCCGCATCACGCTCACCGGCTCCACGGTGGACATCAACAACGGCGCACTGGCGATCACATAG